The following are encoded together in the uncultured Draconibacterium sp. genome:
- a CDS encoding arylsulfatase — MSRSFISLIFLVLISVTSSCSGNKEKQVASKNKPNIVIIYLDDLGYGDVGAYGATEIQTPNIDRLANEGVMFTDGHASSATCTPSRYALLTGVYPWRNKDAKILPGTAPLIIDTAQLTIPKLLKEQGYHTGVVGKWHLGLGNGRVNWNEQVSPGPNEVGFDYSYIMAATQDRVPTVYLENGLVEGLDPNDPIEVNYEKNFDGQATGKDNPGLLTMKWHHGHNNSIINGIPRIGFMKGGEKAKWNDVDMADNFLAKAQNYVQKHKSEPFFLYYAMQQPHVPRTPNPRFVGKTNLGPRGDVIVEADWCIGEFMKTLENEGILENTLIILSSDNGPVLNDGYFDDAVERIGQHDQNGGLRGGKYSLFEAGTRVPFITYWKGKIEPKKSDALVSQIDILSSLAKLVGVEEESTDGNNLLDVLLGNSDRGRENLVLEASTRTAFRKKNWLMIPPYQGPAVITEVNIEIGNSPEYQLFDLDNDVGQQKNLAKSNPDKLNEMIKEYKGFVGDQDQQIEALELK, encoded by the coding sequence ATGAGCAGATCATTCATTTCTTTAATTTTTTTGGTATTGATAAGTGTTACCAGCTCTTGTTCAGGAAACAAAGAAAAACAAGTGGCAAGCAAGAACAAACCCAATATCGTTATTATTTACCTTGATGATTTAGGTTATGGCGATGTTGGAGCTTACGGAGCAACTGAAATTCAAACACCAAATATCGATCGTTTGGCAAACGAAGGAGTAATGTTTACCGATGGTCATGCTTCTTCGGCAACGTGTACTCCCAGTCGTTATGCTTTGCTAACCGGGGTTTATCCATGGCGAAATAAGGATGCAAAGATTTTACCGGGAACAGCGCCGTTGATCATCGATACTGCACAACTTACAATTCCAAAACTGCTGAAAGAACAAGGTTACCATACCGGAGTTGTTGGGAAGTGGCATCTCGGACTTGGGAATGGCCGGGTAAATTGGAACGAGCAAGTTTCACCCGGACCAAATGAAGTTGGTTTCGACTATTCCTACATTATGGCAGCAACACAAGATCGTGTACCAACAGTTTATCTTGAAAACGGTTTGGTTGAAGGGCTCGATCCAAATGATCCGATTGAGGTGAATTACGAAAAGAATTTTGATGGACAAGCTACCGGGAAAGACAATCCTGGGTTGCTGACTATGAAATGGCATCACGGCCACAACAACTCGATAATAAACGGCATTCCCCGCATAGGATTTATGAAAGGTGGAGAAAAGGCCAAATGGAATGATGTGGACATGGCCGATAATTTTTTGGCAAAGGCACAGAACTACGTGCAAAAACACAAAAGCGAGCCTTTCTTTTTGTATTATGCAATGCAACAACCTCATGTTCCGCGAACTCCAAATCCCCGTTTTGTGGGTAAAACCAATCTTGGTCCGCGCGGCGATGTAATTGTTGAAGCCGACTGGTGCATTGGGGAATTTATGAAGACACTTGAAAATGAAGGAATTCTTGAAAATACCTTGATTATCCTGTCGAGTGACAATGGGCCCGTATTGAATGATGGTTATTTCGATGATGCGGTTGAGCGAATTGGCCAACACGATCAGAATGGTGGTCTGAGAGGAGGAAAATATAGTTTGTTTGAAGCGGGGACGCGTGTCCCGTTTATTACTTATTGGAAAGGAAAAATTGAACCTAAAAAATCGGATGCCTTAGTCAGTCAGATTGATATACTTTCATCACTTGCAAAACTGGTTGGTGTTGAAGAGGAGAGTACTGACGGTAACAATTTGTTGGATGTTCTTTTGGGGAACTCGGATCGCGGACGGGAAAACCTTGTTTTGGAGGCTTCTACACGAACAGCATTTCGGAAGAAAAACTGGTTAATGATTCCGCCATATCAGGGGCCAGCAGTAATTACTGAAGTAAACATCGAAATTGGAAATTCTCCTGAATATCAACTTTTTGATCTGGATAATGATGTCGGCCAACAAAAGAATCTGGCCAAAAGCAATCCGGATAAACTGAATGAAATGATTAAAGAATATAAAGGATTTGTGGGAGATCAGGATCAGCAAATTGAAGCTTTGGAATTAAAATAG
- a CDS encoding family 43 glycosylhydrolase → MNITLKFLVFLLTSVGIVACEHNNNRKQNEVPAPLFVDPNYQGSCDPEIVWNEYEQQWYIYYTARRPMLENTWLQTPIGVAVSKDMVNWEFKGYCKFDGVGGEKDASSTFWAPAIISTNDTLHMFVTWKPDTIPTEGAWGGQGWIVHYKAPLDNPVEGWQKVSALHDDDLNAIDATVYKSKSQFHVWFKGKEEGAQKNELYHLTTSDFTNWKEAGFSKSDVFNAESTGSNFEEAPYIFRWKEKYWLITDPHNGFFVYSSDDAENWKFHGTILKEGGTRNLDNSMARHCSVAVRDGHAFIFYHVEPWRRYDLEKLKGEGRKRIFDQPLKNRESVLQMAELEIFDDKLHCDRNRAFKIK, encoded by the coding sequence ATGAATATAACGCTTAAATTCCTGGTTTTTTTGCTGACTTCTGTTGGTATTGTCGCTTGTGAGCACAACAATAACAGAAAGCAAAATGAAGTTCCGGCGCCTCTTTTTGTCGATCCGAATTATCAGGGATCCTGCGATCCGGAGATTGTTTGGAACGAATACGAGCAGCAGTGGTACATTTATTATACCGCCCGTCGTCCGATGCTCGAAAATACCTGGCTGCAAACACCAATTGGTGTGGCTGTCTCAAAAGATATGGTGAACTGGGAATTTAAGGGGTACTGCAAGTTTGACGGTGTTGGAGGCGAAAAAGATGCATCGTCAACATTTTGGGCGCCGGCAATTATTTCGACTAACGATACCTTGCACATGTTTGTAACCTGGAAACCCGACACCATCCCAACAGAGGGAGCCTGGGGCGGGCAGGGATGGATTGTACATTATAAAGCACCTCTTGATAATCCGGTTGAAGGCTGGCAAAAGGTTAGTGCCTTGCATGACGACGATCTGAATGCTATTGATGCCACGGTTTACAAGAGTAAAAGTCAGTTTCACGTTTGGTTTAAAGGGAAAGAAGAAGGAGCACAGAAAAATGAACTCTACCATTTAACCACTTCGGACTTTACCAACTGGAAAGAAGCCGGTTTCTCAAAAAGTGATGTATTTAATGCCGAATCAACCGGATCGAATTTCGAGGAAGCTCCTTACATTTTTCGGTGGAAAGAGAAATATTGGTTGATTACCGATCCGCACAACGGTTTTTTTGTATACAGTTCTGATGATGCCGAAAACTGGAAATTTCACGGTACCATTTTAAAAGAAGGAGGTACACGAAATCTGGATAATTCGATGGCGCGGCATTGCAGTGTGGCTGTTAGAGACGGCCACGCATTCATTTTTTATCATGTTGAACCCTGGCGACGTTACGATCTGGAAAAACTCAAGGGGGAGGGACGCAAACGTATTTTCGATCAGCCCTTAAAAAACAGGGAGAGTGTGTTGCAAATGGCAGAGCTGGAAATATTTGATGATAAATTACATTGTGATAGAAATAGAGCTTTCAAAATAAAATAA
- a CDS encoding sulfatase-like hydrolase/transferase has product MNRLIIFLTTILSFCCTNTFAGNGSQQNNDKKTNILFVFIDDMGFADLGCYGRKDVHTPNIDRLASEGILFTQFYVNSPICSPSRTAVTTGQYPARWGITSYIDNRNANENRGMKNYLDLSAPSVARNIQAAGYYTAHIGKWHMGGGRDVGEAPLITEYGFDESVTQFEGLGERFLATYETLNLPDSTRGLEKQSAQLGRGEVHWAKRENFTQIFVDRTIDAIENAQKADKPFYINLWPDDIHTPLEPPKELRGDLSMKARFLGVMQEMDKHMGRLFDYIRNNPQLRDNTLIIFTSDNGPDKAVNTAGPFRGYKTVIYEGGFREPFISWWPGRISEKKAGTKNTKTVMAAIDLPLAFMEITGATPDENVTYDGELMLDAISGKKQQKRTKPIFWIRPPDRPDYNGTRAPDLAVRKGDYKLLMNFDGSNVQLYNLEKDMGETQNLKDKESAKAAELKKELEEWFNSYPLDIDLTKYTFKK; this is encoded by the coding sequence ATGAATCGTTTAATTATTTTTCTTACAACAATTTTATCATTTTGCTGTACCAATACCTTTGCCGGCAATGGTTCTCAGCAAAACAACGATAAAAAAACAAACATCCTTTTTGTCTTTATCGACGATATGGGCTTCGCCGATTTAGGATGCTACGGACGAAAAGATGTTCATACACCAAATATCGATCGTTTGGCAAGTGAAGGAATTTTATTTACCCAGTTTTATGTGAACTCGCCTATTTGTTCTCCATCGCGAACTGCGGTAACAACCGGCCAGTATCCGGCGCGTTGGGGAATAACTTCATACATCGACAACCGTAATGCAAATGAAAACCGGGGAATGAAAAATTACCTCGATTTGTCGGCTCCATCGGTAGCCCGGAATATTCAGGCTGCAGGCTATTACACCGCACACATTGGCAAATGGCACATGGGTGGCGGTCGCGATGTGGGAGAAGCTCCGCTTATTACGGAGTACGGTTTTGATGAATCGGTAACGCAGTTCGAAGGTTTAGGCGAGCGTTTTCTGGCAACCTATGAAACGCTGAATCTTCCGGACAGCACGCGGGGATTGGAAAAACAATCTGCCCAATTGGGAAGGGGAGAAGTACATTGGGCAAAACGCGAGAACTTTACGCAGATTTTTGTTGACCGAACCATTGATGCCATAGAAAATGCACAAAAAGCGGACAAGCCTTTTTACATTAATCTATGGCCCGATGATATACATACTCCGCTTGAACCACCAAAAGAACTGCGTGGCGATCTTTCAATGAAAGCGCGGTTTTTAGGTGTGATGCAAGAGATGGATAAACACATGGGACGGCTTTTTGATTACATCAGAAATAATCCGCAACTCCGCGATAATACGCTTATAATTTTTACCAGCGATAACGGTCCCGACAAAGCTGTAAACACAGCAGGACCATTTCGTGGCTATAAAACAGTAATTTACGAAGGCGGATTCCGCGAACCGTTTATTAGTTGGTGGCCCGGTAGAATTTCAGAAAAAAAGGCGGGTACAAAAAACACTAAAACGGTAATGGCCGCAATCGATCTGCCGTTGGCATTTATGGAAATTACCGGAGCTACGCCGGATGAAAATGTAACATACGATGGCGAGTTAATGCTGGATGCCATTTCAGGGAAAAAGCAACAAAAAAGAACAAAACCGATTTTTTGGATCCGACCTCCCGATCGCCCCGATTACAATGGAACCCGGGCGCCGGATTTGGCCGTTCGTAAAGGAGATTACAAGTTGCTGATGAATTTCGACGGATCGAATGTGCAATTGTATAACCTTGAAAAGGATATGGGCGAAACACAAAACTTAAAAGATAAAGAATCAGCTAAAGCTGCTGAGTTAAAAAAAGAGCTGGAAGAATGGTTTAACAGCTATCCGCTAGACATTGATTTAACGAAATACACCTTTAAAAAATAA
- a CDS encoding sulfatase translates to MKNRIYFIIALVLLVSSAKYTFAQKSEKPNVLLLLVDDLKPNLGVYGDKTAHSPNIDRLAGKGMTFKNAYCNQAVCMASRYNLLLGARSTSTGIYNFGTQFREVYPDAVTLPQYFMNAGYHVESMGKVFHIGHGNDNDEASWSIPHHKEKVVEYLVPESTNRKLTREEAYFQNSAMFIEDLPKNWQLPRGAAWESPDVLDEAYADGRVATHAINRLRKLSKNPDQPFFMAVGFARPHLPFCAPKKYWDMYNPDELPMPVNEEQPIDAPECALKRRGEIVQFFPVPEHETGIYDEDLKRKLIHGYYASMSYMDAQLGRVVEELERLGLDENTIIVLWGDHGWHLGDHGTWTKHTNFEQATHIPIVFVAPGVTTAGTETNQMAETVDIYTTLADLAGLEKPDVPQPIDGTSLVPVLKDGTKRVKDHAYHAFNKSGYLGEAIRTEQYRMVRWTPMKDASKEVLYELYDYVNDPHETQNWAAQKQDKVAELEKLLNAHPKAKVKPGN, encoded by the coding sequence ATGAAGAATCGAATTTATTTTATCATTGCACTGGTGTTGTTGGTAAGCAGCGCAAAATACACCTTTGCACAAAAATCAGAAAAACCCAATGTATTATTGCTTTTGGTCGACGACTTGAAGCCAAATCTTGGGGTTTATGGCGATAAAACAGCGCACAGTCCGAATATCGATCGCCTGGCTGGAAAAGGAATGACCTTTAAAAACGCCTATTGTAACCAGGCCGTTTGTATGGCTTCGCGTTATAATTTGTTGCTTGGTGCCCGCTCAACCAGTACCGGAATATACAATTTTGGTACACAGTTTCGCGAAGTTTACCCCGATGCGGTTACTCTGCCTCAGTATTTTATGAATGCAGGTTATCATGTTGAATCGATGGGTAAAGTCTTTCATATCGGTCATGGGAATGACAATGATGAAGCATCGTGGAGCATTCCTCACCATAAAGAAAAAGTAGTTGAATACCTGGTTCCGGAAAGCACGAACAGGAAACTTACCCGCGAAGAAGCTTATTTTCAGAACTCGGCTATGTTTATCGAAGATCTTCCCAAAAACTGGCAACTACCAAGAGGTGCAGCATGGGAAAGTCCGGATGTGTTGGACGAAGCTTATGCGGATGGACGTGTGGCTACACATGCGATCAACCGCTTGCGAAAGCTGAGTAAAAATCCTGATCAGCCGTTTTTTATGGCCGTTGGTTTTGCTCGTCCGCACCTGCCATTTTGTGCTCCAAAAAAATACTGGGACATGTATAATCCCGATGAACTACCCATGCCGGTTAACGAAGAACAACCAATAGATGCTCCCGAATGTGCCTTAAAGCGAAGGGGAGAAATTGTTCAGTTTTTTCCGGTGCCCGAACATGAAACTGGAATTTACGATGAGGACTTAAAACGAAAGCTGATTCACGGTTACTATGCCAGTATGAGTTACATGGATGCTCAGCTTGGACGTGTAGTTGAAGAGTTGGAACGTTTGGGCTTGGACGAAAACACCATCATTGTTTTATGGGGCGACCATGGCTGGCATTTGGGCGACCATGGTACATGGACAAAACATACAAATTTTGAACAAGCAACACATATCCCGATTGTTTTTGTGGCTCCGGGTGTAACTACAGCAGGCACCGAAACGAACCAAATGGCAGAAACAGTTGACATTTACACCACATTGGCCGACCTGGCAGGTCTTGAAAAACCAGATGTTCCACAACCCATTGACGGAACCAGTCTGGTGCCGGTTTTAAAAGATGGCACAAAACGAGTGAAAGATCACGCATATCACGCCTTTAACAAAAGTGGCTATTTAGGTGAAGCCATACGAACAGAGCAGTACCGCATGGTTCGCTGGACGCCAATGAAAGATGCTTCGAAAGAAGTTTTGTATGAATTGTACGATTACGTAAACGATCCGCATGAAACCCAAAACTGGGCAGCACAAAAACAGGATAAAGTTGCGGAATTAGAAAAATTGCTAAATGCTCACCCAAAGGCGAAAGTAAAACCAGGGAATTAA
- a CDS encoding arylsulfatase: MKSRLLYTTLLFVLHAFAGVDSFAENGTNTKPNIIIILADDLGYADVGFHGSDIKTPNIDRIATEGVVLEKYYACPMCSPTRAGLMTGRYPIRFGLMRSVVPPQREFGLPPEETTIAEMLSEAGYKYRGITGKWHLGHRQKKWIPANQGYTFFEGCHNGAVDYFTQERNGERDWQELTKPSEKKGYTTDLIGDAAVEFIQSVPKSEPFFLYVPFTAPHSPFQAKEVDMEKYPNRNGDKKVYAAMIDCMDQNIGRILASLEDRGQLDNTFILFCSDNGGVKKVADNSPHRGSKLTVYQGGINVVAAAWWPAGNISGGKIIEETVGYIDVFPTIAGIAGNDQLPAELDGIDMIKALQGEKLTDRTWFTYIDQNGEKVEQFALNTNEWKLVWRRNAADNSVKQEQTELYRICEDGAEELNLNQAQKEIVEQLKADIDKIYNLKAKTQIPRYDEKERFSGPVMPKWFPEN; encoded by the coding sequence ATGAAGAGTCGACTTTTATACACCACATTACTTTTTGTCCTGCATGCATTTGCAGGGGTGGATTCATTTGCGGAAAACGGAACGAATACGAAGCCAAATATCATTATCATACTTGCTGATGATTTGGGCTATGCCGATGTTGGTTTTCATGGCAGCGATATAAAAACTCCAAACATCGATCGTATTGCAACCGAAGGTGTTGTACTTGAAAAGTATTATGCCTGCCCGATGTGTTCGCCAACCAGAGCCGGATTAATGACCGGACGTTACCCCATTCGTTTCGGACTTATGCGGTCTGTTGTTCCTCCTCAGCGTGAATTTGGTTTGCCACCCGAAGAAACTACCATTGCTGAAATGCTGAGTGAAGCGGGATACAAATACCGCGGTATAACCGGGAAGTGGCACCTTGGTCACCGGCAAAAGAAATGGATTCCGGCAAACCAGGGCTATACTTTTTTTGAAGGCTGTCACAATGGTGCAGTCGATTATTTTACGCAGGAAAGAAATGGAGAAAGGGATTGGCAGGAGTTGACTAAACCTTCCGAAAAGAAAGGATATACAACCGACTTAATTGGTGATGCTGCCGTAGAGTTTATTCAATCCGTTCCCAAAAGTGAACCTTTCTTTTTGTACGTACCTTTTACCGCTCCTCATTCACCGTTTCAGGCCAAAGAAGTAGATATGGAGAAGTATCCAAATCGAAACGGAGATAAAAAAGTGTACGCTGCCATGATTGATTGTATGGATCAGAATATTGGCAGAATACTTGCCAGTTTAGAAGATCGTGGACAGTTAGATAATACCTTCATATTGTTTTGCAGCGATAATGGTGGCGTTAAAAAGGTGGCAGATAATTCACCTCATCGTGGATCAAAACTTACTGTTTACCAGGGAGGAATAAATGTTGTTGCTGCAGCCTGGTGGCCGGCAGGAAATATTTCAGGTGGCAAAATAATCGAAGAAACAGTAGGATATATTGATGTTTTTCCAACCATAGCCGGTATTGCCGGTAACGATCAATTACCCGCTGAATTGGATGGAATAGATATGATAAAGGCACTTCAAGGAGAGAAATTGACAGATCGTACATGGTTTACCTATATCGACCAAAATGGGGAGAAAGTGGAGCAGTTTGCTCTAAATACCAACGAGTGGAAGTTAGTCTGGCGGCGTAATGCAGCTGATAATTCAGTAAAACAAGAACAAACCGAGTTGTACCGAATTTGTGAGGATGGAGCCGAAGAACTAAATTTAAATCAGGCACAAAAAGAAATTGTAGAACAGCTAAAAGCTGACATCGATAAGATTTATAATTTGAAAGCTAAAACACAGATTCCCAGATACGATGAAAAAGAAAGGTTTTCAGGTCCGGTGATGCCGAAATGGTTTCCTGAAAATTAA